A window of Arcobacter sp. CECT 8986 contains these coding sequences:
- a CDS encoding fumarate reductase iron-sulfur subunit, producing MSNEQKGREITISVLKFNPRSKVSKPHFVDYKLEETPGMTLFIALNYIRENLDPDLSFDFVCRAGICGSCGMVINGKPALACRTLTSSYPEGKLKLMPMPAFELIKDLSVNTGKWMDKMSKRVESWIHSNKEVDISKMEERIDPDVANDTFELDRCIECGICVASCGTMLMRPDFVGPVGLNRVARFEVDPHDNRTSEDFYELVGDDDGIFGCMSLMACEDHCPKHLPLQNKIAYLRRKLVSLR from the coding sequence ATGAGTAATGAACAAAAAGGTAGAGAAATAACTATTTCAGTACTTAAATTTAATCCAAGAAGTAAGGTTTCTAAACCTCACTTTGTAGATTATAAATTAGAAGAGACACCAGGTATGACTCTTTTCATTGCACTTAACTATATAAGAGAAAACTTAGACCCTGACTTATCTTTTGACTTTGTATGTAGAGCAGGTATTTGTGGTTCTTGTGGTATGGTAATCAATGGAAAACCAGCATTAGCTTGTAGAACATTAACTTCAAGTTATCCAGAAGGAAAACTAAAATTAATGCCAATGCCAGCATTTGAATTAATCAAAGATTTATCTGTTAATACTGGTAAATGGATGGATAAAATGTCTAAAAGAGTTGAATCTTGGATTCACTCAAATAAAGAAGTTGATATTTCTAAAATGGAAGAAAGAATCGACCCAGATGTTGCAAATGATACATTTGAATTAGATAGATGTATTGAGTGTGGTATTTGTGTTGCTTCTTGTGGTACTATGCTTATGAGACCAGATTTTGTTGGTCCAGTAGGATTAAATAGAGTAGCTAGATTTGAAGTTGACCCACATGATAATAGAACATCAGAAGATTTTTATGAATTAGTTGGTGATGATGATGGTATTTTTGGTTGTATGTCATTAATGGCTTGTGAAGACCATTGTCCAAAACACTTACCATTACAAAATAAAATAGCTTATCTAAGAAGAAAGTTAGTATCATTACGATAA